The genomic DNA GCTGCGGATCACCAGTTCGGGGCAGACCTCGCGCCACCGCGCCAGGCGCTCCAGGTTCTTCTCGCCGCTGGCCGGCCGCTTCATGCGCTTGAGCACGTCGGGATGGCTGTGCTGCAGCGGCACGTCGAGGTACGGCAGCACCTGGCCGCTGGCCATCAGCGGAATGATCTCGTCCACGCTCGGATACGGATACACATAGTGCAGCCGGACCCAGGCGCCGTAGGGCTCGGCAATTTCGCCCAATGTGCGCACCAGCTCGAGCATGCGCGTCTTGACCGGCTTGCCGTCCCAGAAGCCGGTGCGGTACTTGACGTCCACGCCATAGGCCGAGGTGTCTTGGCTGATCACCAGCAGTTCCTTCACCCCGCCTTCGAACAGGGCCTTGGCCTCGCTGAGCACGTCGCCGACCGGGCGCGACACCAGGTCGCCGCGCATCGAGGGAATGATGCAGAAGGTGCAGCGGTGATTGCAGCCTTCGCTGATCTTCAGATAGGCATAGTGCCGCGGCGTGAGCTTCAAGCCTGCGATGCCGAAGGTGTTGGGAACCAGGTCGACGAAGGGATCGTGCGGCTTGGGCAGGTTGGCGTGGACCGCGTCCATGACTTCCTGCGTGGCGTGCGGACCGGTCACGGCCAGCACGCTGGGGTGCATCTGCCGAACCAGGTTGCCGCCCTGGTCGCCGGTCTTGGCGCCCAGGCAGCCCGTGACGATCACGCGGCCGTTTTCCGCCAGCGCCTCGCCGATGGTGTCGAGGCTTTCCTTCACGGCATCGTCGATGAAGCCGCAGGTGTTGACGATCACCAGGTCGGCCCCCTCGAAGGTCTTGGCGGTCTGGTAGCCCTCAGCGCTCAGCTGGGTCAGGATCAGTTCGGAATCGGTCAGGGCCTTGGGGCAGCCCAGGCTCACAAAGCCGACCTTGGGGGCGGCCGGCGTGGCCATGCGTTCGGGGGAGGCAACTTCGCTCATATATGCCCCTATTGTCCCAGCTATCGGCCGGGGCCGGGATTTCAGGGGCGTTTGATGCCGAATGCGCCCAGGACCTGCTCGGTATTTTTCTGCATCTGCTCCTGCATCTGCAGGAACACGTTCTTGGACTGCTCGACGTAGTTGCCCATGAGTCCCTGGAGCATGGGCGACTGCATGGTCATGAAGCGCGACCACATCTCGGGCGTGAGGCCCTCTGCCTTTTCGGCGAGCTGGGCCTGCACCTCGGTCATGGCCTGGATGTTCTTTTCGAGATAGGGGCCCATGTAGCCCTGCATCGCCTGTCCGTAGAAGCGGATGATGTTGGCCAGCACCTGCTCGGTGAACATCGGCGCACCGCCCGCTTCTTCCTCGAGGATGATCTGCAGCAGGATGCTGCGCGTGAGGTCGTCGCCGGTCTTGGCATCGCGCACCACGAACTGGGCATTCTGTATGACCAGCTGCTTCACCTCGGTGAGCGTGATGTACGTGGATGTCTCGGTGTCGTAGAGCCTTCGGTTGGGGTACTTCTTGATTACACGTTGCACCGGCTTGACCCCGGACTTCTTGCTCTGCACTGCGGACTCCTTCACATGGATGCCCATGTCATCCGATGATTCTAGGTAGCGGTTTTGCTGCATCGCGACAAGGTTTACCCTGACCGTGCCAGCGCCGCTTCAACCGAGCGTTGTGGCGTACTCGGCGCTGCAGGCACTGCAGGTGGCGGTCCCGGGGCGTTCCTCGGTGGCTTCCCTGAAACGCAGCGGACTCTTGTGGCCGTAGACCACCCAGCAGCGTGGACAGTGTTCCTGGCCGGCGGTGGGCAAGTAGGCGCGCGAGCGCTGCTCGGCGCGCTCCTGCGTCACGGGCGTTCCCTGCCGGATGGCGCGGGCTATTTCGCGTGCCGCCATGGTGTCGGTACGGCCGCTTGCGTGGTCGTTGATGCCATAGACGGCGCGTGCAAATTCGATGGGAGCCTGCCTGAGCAATGCGGCCAGGCGCATGTCGGCATGAGCCCGATCAACCAGCGTTGATCGCGTATTCATCAGATCGCTTGTCAAGAAATTTGGAAAAGGTTTGCAGAGCGGCCAAGGTAGCACAACAACATGGCCATGGTCTTTGTCTGCTTCACCGCAAGGACGATTGAAACACCGGGGAACCCGGTGAAAGCTCTGTTCGACAGCTCCGGTGGTTGGCCGGAAGTCGAAACAGAAATTGGTAGGCGCGATTGGACTCGAACCAACGACCCCCACCATGTCAAGGTGGTGCTCTAACCAGCTGAGCTACGCGCCTAAGGATGTGTCCGAGAAGCAGCTATTGTAGCAGGAGAAAACGCGCTTTTTCAGCGCCGACGTGCAGATCGCACACCGGCAACCGCCGTCACCACGCCAAGCACCTGCGTGAGCCGCGCCGCATCGGAGATTTCCACGGTGAACGTCATCCATGCCGTGCCCTTGACCGATTGGGTCTGCACGCCGATCACGTTCATCTTCTCGCGTGCGAACACATCGGAGATGTCGCGCAGCAGGCCCTGGCGGTCAGCTGCCTCGACGGCCACGTCGACTGCATAGACCGGCGCTTCGCCGCCCTTCGCGGCACCCCATTCGACATCGATCACGCGCTCGCCGTCGCGCGAGGCCATCATCCGGAAGTTGCTGCAGTCGACGCGGTGCACGCTGACGCCGTGGCCGCGCGTCACGAAGCCGCGGATGGCATCGGGCGGCGCGGGCTTGCAGCACTTGGCGAGCTGCGTCATCAACGAAGACACGCCCACCACCAGCACGCCGCCCTTGCCGGACTTCTCGCTCGCGCGCGGCTTCTTGATCTGCACGCCGTCGTCGGGGTTCGGCGCGGGCTCGGGCGGACGCAGCAGCACCTCGATGTTGCGCAGCGAGAACTCGTCCTTGCCGACCACTTCGAACAGATGGTCCGCCGACTTGAAGCCCAGCTGCGAAGCCAGGTCCTCGAGGCGCGTGGAGGTCTTGCCTTCGCGCTGCAGCAGCTTCTCGACGGCCTCGCGTCCGCGCGCCACGGTTTCGTGCGTGATCTGCGCGTTGAACCATGCGCGCACCTTGGCGCGTGCGCGGTGGCTCGCAAGATAGCCGAGCTCTGCGTTGAGCCAGTCGCGCGAAGGGCCGCCCTCCTTGGCCGCGATGATCTCGACCGTCTGGCCGTTGGACAGCGGCGTGTTGAGCGGCAACATGGCCCCATCGACGCGCGCTCCGCGGCAGCGATGGCCCAGCGTGGTATGCACGGTGTAGGCAAAGTCGACCGGCGTCGCGCCCTGCGGCAGTTCGACGATGGCCGCGTCGGGCGTCAGCACGTAGATGCGGTCGTCGAAGAGGCCCTGGCCCTGCGAGCCGCCCGAAAGGTCGCGCTCCCACGCCAGCAGCTGCCGCAGCACCGCGATCTTCGCGTCGTATTCGCCGCTCGCCCACACGCCCGCATAGCCCTTGTGGCCGGCTTCCTTGTAGGCCCAGTGCGCCGCCACGCCGTGCTCGGCATGGTCGTGCATTTCTTCCGTGCGGATCTGGATCTCGATCGGCTTGCCGGGCTTGCCATCGACCATCTCGCGCACCACGGTGTGCAGCGACTGGTAGCCGTTGGGCTTGGGCCGTGCAATGTAGTCGTCGAACTCTTCGTCGATCGGCTGGAAATGCGAATGCACCCAGGCCAGCGCCGCGTAGCAGTCCTTCACGTCGGGCACCACCACGCGCAATGCGAGGATGTCGAACACCTGCGCGAAGTCGAGCGACTTGCCGCGCATCTTCTTGACGATGCTGTAGATGTTCTTCGGCCGGCCCTGCACCGTGGCGCGCACGCCCTCCGCCTGCAGCTCGCTTTCGAGCTGCGAGCGCAGCTGCTCGACGTGGCCTTCGCGCTCGATCCGCTTCTCGTCGAGCAGGCGCGCGATCAGCTTGTAGGTCTCGGGCTCCAGGAAGCGGAACGAGAGGTCTTCGATTTCCCACTTCACCTGCCAGATGCCGAGCCGGTTGGCGAGCGGCGCGAACACCTGCAGCGACTCGCGCGCCACGCTTTCGGGCGCCGGCTGCTTGCTGGCGGCGGCATGCCGCAGGGTCTGCAGCCGCGATGCGAGGCGCAGCATGACGACGCGCAGGTCGCGCGAGAACGCGAGCAGCATCTTGCGCACGTTCTCGGTCTGCGCACCCGCCGCGCCTTCGGCCAGGTGATGGCCCTGCGAAGCCGAGCGGGCCTGCTCCTGCACGCGCACCAGCTTGGTGGTCTCGACTGCCAGCGCCGCGAAGTTGTCGCCGAACACCTTGGCAATGACCTCCTGCGGACGGTTGAGGTGCTGGCAGGCATAGACCAGATAGCTCGCGGCCTGCATGGCCTCGGAGCCGCCCATCTTCGCGACGATGGCCGCGACGGCGTCGGCATGCGCGAGCGTGTTCTCGCCGGTGTCGAGCTTTTCGTCGGCGATCAGCGGCTCGGCGAAAGCGCGCGCACGCGCGAGCATGTTCTCCATCACCGGCGTGCGGTCGGCCGTGGCGGCGGACAAGGGATAGTCCACCACCGCCGTATCTGGGGCATGCGCCGTTTGGAGACTCGAAGACTCGCGCTTCACGTTGGCCTCAATCGAACAGGAAGTTGGTGACGGCGCCCACCTGCCCGGGGTCGACGAAAGTGGGCGCATGGCCGACGCCTTCGAACTCGATCAGTGCAGCGCGCGGACCGCGCTGCGTCATGGCCAGGGCCGTTTCGCGCGAGAGCAGGTCCGACTCGGCGCCGCGCGTCACGAGCGTGCGCGCATCGATGGCGTCATAGAGGCTCCACATCACGGCACCGCCCTGGGCCGCAGCTTCGGGCGTGATGGCGCGCAGCGCAACGGCAATGGCCGGGTCGTAGTGAAGCAGCCAGGGGCCTGCTGCATCGCTCTGGGATTCGCCGGGCTCCACCTTGGCGGCGCCGTCGGCCGTGCGCTGCGATGCGGGCACCACCATGTGCTGCGACAGCGAAAGCCACTGGTCCGGTGTATGGGGGCCGAAGCTGGTCGAGATCGCCCACATGGCGTCGGCCGCCGACTGCAGGCTGTCGTAGCGGCCGCCCTGCCCCACGTAGGCGCCGATGCGCTGGAGCGCCGCGGCCTCGATCGTCGGGCCCACGTCGTTCACGATGAAGCGGCGGATCGGCCGGGCCAGCGGCAATTGCTTGTGCCCCGCCAGCACGAAGCCGATCAGCCCGCCCATGCTGGTGCCCAGGTAGTCGAGCGTGCCGATCGGTTGTTCGCGGTGCAGCTGCGCAACGAGCGCCAGCATGTCGGCCGCATAGACCGGCACCTGGTAGAGGGCCGGGTCGCGCAGCCAGTCGCTTCGGCCGCGCCCCGCCACGTCGGGGCAGACCACGCGCACGTCGCCGGCGGCGCGCGCCACGAGGGCCTGCGCGAGCACGTCGAAGTCGCGCCCCTGCCGCGTGAGGCCGTGCACGCAGATCACCACGCGCGCGCTGCGCGCGTCGCCCCATTGCCAGTAGGCCATGCGGTGACCGCCCTGGGCGTCATCGCACGCCACGTAATGAAGCGTCGGTTCTGTCATGAAAACGAAGTCGTCCTGGTGCGGATAATGGTCTCGTCGCATCCTAATTCATCCGGAGATTGATCTTCATGCTCAAAGGCAAAACCGCGCTTGTCACGGGGTCCACCAGCGGCATTGGCCTTGCCATTGCCAAGGCGCTTGCACAACAAGGCGCAAACATCGTGCTCAACGGTTTCGGCGACGCCGAAACCCCCAAGGCCCAGATCGAGGCGCTCGGCGTGCGCACCGAATATCACGGCGCCGACATGAGCCAGCCCGCTCAGATCGAGGACATGATGAAGTTCGCCGCGTCCAGGTTCGGCCGCGTCGACATCCTCGTGAACAACGCCGGAATCCAGCACGTGGCAAAGGTCGAGGACTTCCCGCCTGAACGCTGGGATGCCATCATCGCCATCAATCTCACGAGCGCGTTCCACACGACCCGGCTCGCCATTCCCGCGATGCGCGAGGCCAACTGGGGCCGCATCATCAACGTGGCGTCGGCCCACGGGCTGGTGGCCTCGGCGCAGAAGTCGGCCTACGTGGCGGCCAAGCACGGCATCGTCGGCTTCACCAAGTCGGTGGCGCTCGAAACCGCGACCACCGGCATCACGAGCAATGCGATCTGCCCGGGCTGGGTGCTGACCCCGCTGGTGCAAAAGCAGATCGACGACCGCGCGGCACGGGAAGGCGTTTCGGCCACGCAGGCGCAGAACGAGCTGCTGGGAGAAAAGCAGCCTTCGCTGCAGTTCACCACGGTCGAGCAGCTCGGCGGCCTTGCGGTGTTCCTGTGCTCGCCGGCCGCCGACCAGGTGCGCGGCGTGGCTTGGCAAATGGACGGCGGCTGGACCGCTCAATAGAAGCTACTTGAGCTGCACCGATCCCGAGACGCTCACGACCACGCTCGCCTTGCCGGCCTCCACCGGCACCGGCGCATCGGCCGAAAAGGACTTGGCGGCCGCCGCCATGACGCGCGGCCGGATCGGGCCGCTGTCATTCGCGTTCACCGAGACTTCGCGCAGCGTGTAGCCACCGAAGCCGAAGCCCTTGGCCAGTTCGGCGGCCTTCTGCTTGAAGTTCTCGATGGCGATGGTCTGGGCCTCGGTCTCGCTTTTGGCGCGCTGCTCGCGGCTCAGCGCGAAGCCCACATTGCCGACGTTCAGCGTGGTGATCCGTCCTGCGGTCTGCGTGATGCGCGCGAAGTCGCGGCCCTCGAGCACCATTTCGGCGGAGCCCTGCCAGCCGTTGATCTTGCCTTCTCGGGTGTAGCGCGGCGACAGGCTGAAATTGCCGGTGCGCACGTCGAGCTGGCCGGGCTGGGCGTTCTTCTTTGCCTCGGCCAGGGCCGCGTCCACCGCGGCCTTGAGCTGCGACTGGACCGTGGCGGCATCGGCTGCGTCGCGCGTGGTGGTGAGCGTCATGCTGAGCATGTCCTGCTGCACTTCCACCGTGCCCGAGGCCGTGAGTTGCAGCACGTTCTGCGGCGGCGGGACCATGTTCTGGGCCATGGCGGTGCCGGCGGCGCCTGCCGCAGCCAGTGCGGCAAAGGCCGCGATCAAACTGATTTTTTTCAAGACGAGCTAACTCCCCTGGGGTTGGTATTCGAGAACGTGAGGGCACGCCGCCCTCGCCGCTTCAGCGGCGCTGGCTGCGCGGCAAGGTCAGGGCGCGCGCGGCCGACATCGGCTCCGGCACCATTCGCTCGGCCGGCTGCGATTCTGCCGAATTCAGCACCTGGGGTGTGCCGGGCGGCGTCCATTGCCTTCGCACCTGCTGGCGCAGTTCGAAGAGTTCGGCCGCCGTGAGGCGCCTGCCGGCCACGGCCTCCTCCCGCCGGATTTCGTCGCGCTGCGCGGCACGGTGGGCCGCTACCGCCTCACGGACCTCGTTGCGCCGCGAATCGCCGACCCTGAAAAACTCGCCAGCGTTTGCCAAGGCAGGGCCGCAGCTGCAGGCAACAAGGATCGGCAGGACGGGAAGAAGGGTTCTCATTGAACAAAAGTCATAGCACTGGGCGGACTTTGCCACCGCCGGGCGAACGTCGGATGACTAGACAGCGAGCGACCGCAAGTTTTGTAACTTAGTGTCAAACCATAAGTAAAACCGGCTCAACGGGGGCTCAACGCCTTCAGAATCGGCGCTGTTACAAATTCAACGTTGTAGAAATGACTCAAGTTCCCGCCCGCACTGACAAGATCGTGATCGTCGACGACGACGCCCGCATCCGCGACCTGCTTCGCCGCTACCTGACCCAGGAAGGTTTCGAAGTGATCGTGGCCGAGGACGGCAAGGCGCTCAATCGCATCCTGTTGCGCGACACGGTCGACCTGATCGTGCTCGACCTGATGATGCCCGGCGAAGACGGCCTGTCGGTCTGCCGCCGCCTGCGTGCCGCCAACGACCGCACGCCGATCATCATGCTCACCGCCAAGGGCGAGGACGTCGACCGCATCGTCGGCCTGGAGGTCGGCGCGGACGACTACCTCGGCAAGCCGTTCAACCCCCGCGAACTGCTGGCGCGCGTGCACGCGGTGCTGCGCCGCCGTCCGCCGCTCGAGGCGCCCGGCGCCCCTTCCACCGAGAACGAGACCGTCACCTTCGGCCCCTTTGCCTTCGACCTGGGTTCGCGCACGCTCAAGAAGGACGGCGAGGAACTCTCCCTGACCACCGGCGAATTCGCGATGCTCAAGGCGCTGGTGCGCCATCCGCGCCAGCCGCTGTCGCGCGAGAAGCTGGCCCAGCTGGCCCGCGGCCGCGAGTTCGAGCCCTTCGACCGCAGCCTCGACGTGCAGATCTCGCGCCTGCGCAAGCTGGTCGAGGCCGATGCCGCAGCGCCCCGCTACATCCAGACCGTGTGGGGCGTGGGCTACGTGTTCGTGCCGGACGGCACGGCCTGAACGATACCCTGAGGTGGCCATCGGCCTGCAATCCGCCAGACCCAGCCCAGCCCAGGAGGACGGCGCGCAGGTCACCATGCCAAGCCCCCTGGAGGGCAGCGGCCAGCGTGACCGGCGACCGGGCCTGAAGCTCGGCTTCAGCCTTTTCTGGCGCACATTCTTCCTGCTCGCGCTGCTGCTGATCGGCTGTACGGTCGCCTGGCTGCAGACCTTCCGCTCGCTCGAATACGAGCCGCGCGCCATCCAGACCGCACACCAGATCGCCTCGCTCGTGAACCTCACGCGCGCGGCGCTGGTGTATTCGGATGCGATCACGCGGGTCTCGCTGATCAAGACGCTGGCCGACCAGGAGGGCGTGCGCATCCTGCCGCGCGAGCCCAACGACCGCTTCCAGCCCTACACCAGCGGCGCGCTCGACCAGCGCGTGACCGAGGAGCTGATCGACCAGCTCGGCGAAGGCACCACGGTGGCCAGCCGCGTCAACGACGAGCCGGGCCTGTGGATCGGCTTCACCATCGAGAGCGACACCTACTGGCTGCTGCTCGACCCGACCCGCTTCAGCCGCGTGGGCGGGCGCACCTGGCTGGTCTGGCTCAGCACCGCCATGGCGCTGTCCCTGGCCGGCGCGGCGCTGATCACGCGGCTCATCAACCTGCCGCTCAAGCAGCTCTCGCGCGCCACCATGCAGGTGCGCGAAGGCGAGTACGAGGCGCACCGGCTCGACGAGAGCGCCCGCACCAACGAGATCCGCGCGGTCAACATCGGCTTCAACCGCATGGCCGACCAGCTCGCCAAGATCGAGCAGGACCGTGCCATCATGCTGGCCGGCATCTCGCACGACCTGCGCACGCCGCTCGCGCGGCTGCGGCTCGAAACCGAGATGAGCGTGTCCGACGAGGACGCGCGCGACCACATGGCGGCCGACATCGCCCAGCTCGACGCCATCATCGACAAGTTCCTCGACTACGCGCGCCCCGACCATGTCGACCCCAAGCCCGTGCTGCTGCGCGATGTGGTCGATGCCTGCACCTACGCCGTGCAGGACTACGAAGAGATGAACATCCGCGTCGACGTGCCGCCCGACCTGCGCGTGCTGGGCGACGAGGTCGAGCTCACGCGCGTGATCTCCAACCTGGTGGAGAACGCCCGGCGCTACGGCAAGACGCCCTCCACCGGCATTGCCGACGTGGTGATCCAGGCCCAGTCGAACAACGACGCGGTGCTGATCAAGGTGCGCGACCACGGTGCGGGCGTCGAGCCGGCCCTGCTCTCGCAGCTGACCAAGCCCTTCTTCCGGGGCGACGTGGCGCGCACCTCGGCGGCCGGCGCCGGGCTCGGCCTGTCGATCGTGGCAAAGAACATCGAGCGCATGGGCGGCACCTTCGCGCTCACCAGCACGCCGGGGCGCGGCCTGGCGGCGCACATCCGCATGCCGCGCGCCATGCCCGAGCCGAGGCCGGCGGAAGCCCCCGGCCGGCGGGCCTGAATCAGCCCTGGCGGTGCAGCAGCGCCACCGCGCGGGCTTCCATCGCGCGGCCTTCGCCGACCGGGCCGAGCTTCTCGGCCGTCTTGGCCTTCACGTTGACCTGCTCGGGTGCGAGGCCCAGCACCTGGGCGATGCGCTGGCACATGGCCGGGATGTGCGGCGCCAGCTTGGGCGCCTGCGCGATCACGGTGCTGTCGACGTTGCCGATCTCCCAGCCCACGGCGCGCACGCGGCGTGCCGCTTCGCCGAGCAGCACCGCCGAATCGGCGCCGCGAAACTGCGCGTCGGTGTCGGGGAAATGCCGGCCGATGTCGCCCAGGCCCGCCGCGCCGAGCAGGGCATCGGTGATGGCATGCAGCAGCACGTCGGCATCCGAATGCCCCAGCAGGCCGGTGGTGTGCGGAACCTCCACGCCGCCGAGGATGAGCTTGCGACCCGCCACCAGCTGGTGAACGTCCCAGCCCTCGCCCACGCGGATGTTGAACGCAGCCGTCATGCGATGGCCTTCCTGCGGCCGAGCAGCACCGCCTCGGCCAGTGCGAAGTCCTCGGGAAAGGTGACCTTGAAGTTCTGCGCGCTGCCCGGCACCAGCAAGGGCGAAAGGCCGATGGCCTCGATGGCCCCGGCCTCGTCGGTCACCGCGTCGCCCGCCCGCTCCAGCGCATCGAGCAGCATGCCGACGCGGAACATCTGCGGCGTCTGGGCCAGCCACTTGTCGGCCCGCGAAAGCGTCTGCGAGACGCGGCTGTCGGCCGAGGACGCCTTCAGCGTGTCGGCCAGCCGCTGGGCCAGCAGCCCGCCGACGGCGTCGTGCTCGCAGGCCGCGATCAGCGCCTCGATCTGGCTCGAGGTGACCAGGCAGCGCGCCGCGTCGTGCACCAGCACCCAGTCATGCGCCCCGGCGCCCTTCTGCCGCAGCGCCGCGAGGCCGTTGCGCACCGTGGCGGCGCGCGTGACGCCGCCCACGCGCAGCAAGAATTCGTTGTCGGCCGGAAAGCGCGGCAGCGCCGTCTGCACCTCGCGGTCGTCCGGCGACACCACCACCGCCAGCCCGGCGAAGCGGCCCGCCAGCGAGCGGAACGCGGCCACCGTGTGGGCCACCATGGACGATCCCGCCAGCCGCTGGTATTGCTTGGGCTGGGCGCCACCCGCACGGTGGCCGAAACCGGCACAAGGAATCAGCACGAAAAGTCGGGAGGAAGACATCGGGTACGGCACGGGCCAAGGGCCGGCAAGCGGATAAGGGGCCGCCATTCTAGAATCGACCATCTCACACCCCTCGCCAGCGGCGCGGGGTGTTCTGCATTTTCAAAGCGTTCCATGGACCTCCCCCACCTCACGGCGGGCAAGCGATTCACGCTGCCGCGTCCTCCTTTGTCGGCCGATGCGCTGCTGCTGGCGCAGCTGGGCATGCGCGAGAAGGCCGCGGGCCGCGCCACCGCGATGTTCACGGCCGACGCCAACGACGCGCAGCGCCTGATCGACGAGATCGCCTTCTTCGCGCCCGAGCTGCGCTGCGCCCTGTTCCCCGACTGGGAAACGCTGCCCTACGACAGCTTCTCGCCGCACCAGGACCTGATCAGCGAGCGGCTCGCCACGCTCTGGCGCATCAGCCAGAAAGAGGCCGACGTGGTGCTGGTGCCCGCCACCACCGCGCTCTACCGGCTCGCGCCGCCGGCCTTCCTGGCCGGCTACACCTTCCACTTCAAGGCCAAGCAGAAGCTCGAGGAGTCCAAGCTCAAGGCCCAGCTCACGCTGGCGGGCTACAGCCATGTGACGCAGGTGGTGAGCCCGGGCGAGTACGCGGTGCGCGGCGGCCTGATCGACCTCTTTCCGATGGGCTCGCCCGTGCCCTTCCGCGTCGACCTGTTCGACGACGAGATCGATTCGATCCGCACCTTCGACCCCGACACCCAGCGCAGCCTCTACCCGGTGCCCGAGGTACGGCTGCTGCCGGGCCGCGAATTCCCGATGGACGACGACGCCCGCGCGCGCTTTCGCAGCCGCTGGCGCGAACTGCTGGAGGGCGACCCGACCAAGAGCCGCATCTACAAGGACATGGGCAACGGCGTGGCCACCGCCGGCATCGAGTACTACCTGCCGCTGTTCTTCGACGAGACGGCCACGGTGTTCGACTACCTGGGCGCCGATGCCACCGTGGTGCTGCACGGCGATCTCGAGCCCGCATTCCAGCATTTCTGGCAGGACGCCAGCGAACGCTACCGCCTGGTGCGCGGCGACCCCGAACGCCCGGCGCTGCCGCCCGAGGCGCTGTTCCTGAGCGCCGAGCAGTTCTACCAGCGCGCCAAGCCGCATGCGCAGCTCGCCATCCGCGGAAACGCCGGCAGCGGCGAGGCCGCCGAGACGCCCTACGCCGAGTTCGACACGCTGCCGCCCTTTGCCGTGGTGCGCGGCGCCGAGGACCCGCTGGTCGGCCTGAAGGCCCACATCGCGAAGACGCCGCACCGCGTGCTGCTGATCGCCGAAAGCGAAGGCCGGCGCGAAAGCCTGCTCGACTTCCTGCGCGCCAGCGGCGTGAGCCCGCCGGCCTTCGATTCGCTGGCCGAGTTCGAAGCCTCCGCCGACGAGAAGACCGGCATCGCCACCGCCGCGCTGGCCTCGGGCTTTGCGTGGCGCGAACAGGGCATCGACTTCGTCACCGAGACCGAGCTCTTCGCCACTGCGCCCACCACGCGCCGGCGCAACAAGAAGCAGGAACAGGTCAGCGACGTCGAGGCGCTGATCAAGGACCTTTCGGAACTCAACGTCGGCGACCCGGTGGTCCACACCGCGCACGGCATCGGCCGCTACCGCGGCCTGATCCACATGGACCTGGGCCAGGGCACCGATGCCGAGGGCAAGCCGCTGCTACAGGAAATGCTGCACCTGGAGTACGCCGACAAGGCCACCCTCTATGTGCCCGTTTCGCAGCTGCACCAGATCAGCCGCTATACCGGCGTCAGCGCCGAGGAGGCCCCGCTGCACAAGCTGGGCTCGGGCCAGTGGGAAAAGGCCAAGCGCAAGGCCGCCGAGCAGGTGCGCGACTCGGCCGCCGAACTGCTCAACATCTATGCCCGCCGCGCCGCGCGCCAGGGCCATGCCTTCCGCTACTCGGCCGCCGACTACGAGGTGTTCGCCAACGACTTCGGCTTCCAGGAAACGGCGGACCAGAAGGCCGCGATCCACGCCGTGGTGCAGGACATGATCTCGCCGCAGCCGATGGACCGCCTGGTCTGCGGCGACGTGGGCTTCGGCAAGACCGAAGTGGCGCTGCGCGCAGCGTTCATCGCAATCACCGGCGGCAAGCAGGTGGCCTTCCTTGCGCCCACCACGCTCCTGGCCGAGCAGCACTACCAGACGCTGGTCGACCGCTTCGCCAAGTGGCCGGTCAAGGTGGCTGAAATGAGCCGCTTCCGTTCGACCAAGGAAGTCAATGCGGCCGCCAAGGGCCTGGCCGAGGGCACGGTCGACATCGTGGTCGGCACGCACAAGCTGCTTTCGCAGTCGGTCAAGTTCAAGAACCTGGGCCTGCTCATCATCGACGAGGAGCACCGCTTCGGCGTGCGCCACAAGGAAGCCATGAAAGCGATGCGCGCCGAGGTCGACGTGCTCACGCTCACGGCCACGCCGATTCCGCGCACCCTGGGCATGGCGCTCGAAGGCCTGCGCGACCTGAGCGTGATCGCGACCGCGCCGCAGCGCCGTCTCGCCATCAAGACCTTCGTGCGCAACGAAGGCACGGGCGTGATCCGCGAAGCCGTGCTGCGCGAACTGAAGCGCGGCGGGCAGGTGTACTTC from Variovorax sp. V93 includes the following:
- a CDS encoding SIMPL domain-containing protein (The SIMPL domain is named for its presence in mouse protein SIMPL (signalling molecule that associates with mouse pelle-like kinase). Bacterial member BP26, from Brucella, was shown to assemble into a channel-like structure, while YggE from E. coli has been associated with resistance to oxidative stress.) — protein: MKKISLIAAFAALAAAGAAGTAMAQNMVPPPQNVLQLTASGTVEVQQDMLSMTLTTTRDAADAATVQSQLKAAVDAALAEAKKNAQPGQLDVRTGNFSLSPRYTREGKINGWQGSAEMVLEGRDFARITQTAGRITTLNVGNVGFALSREQRAKSETEAQTIAIENFKQKAAELAKGFGFGGYTLREVSVNANDSGPIRPRVMAAAAKSFSADAPVPVEAGKASVVVSVSGSVQLK
- a CDS encoding sensor histidine kinase; the protein is MPSPLEGSGQRDRRPGLKLGFSLFWRTFFLLALLLIGCTVAWLQTFRSLEYEPRAIQTAHQIASLVNLTRAALVYSDAITRVSLIKTLADQEGVRILPREPNDRFQPYTSGALDQRVTEELIDQLGEGTTVASRVNDEPGLWIGFTIESDTYWLLLDPTRFSRVGGRTWLVWLSTAMALSLAGAALITRLINLPLKQLSRATMQVREGEYEAHRLDESARTNEIRAVNIGFNRMADQLAKIEQDRAIMLAGISHDLRTPLARLRLETEMSVSDEDARDHMAADIAQLDAIIDKFLDYARPDHVDPKPVLLRDVVDACTYAVQDYEEMNIRVDVPPDLRVLGDEVELTRVISNLVENARRYGKTPSTGIADVVIQAQSNNDAVLIKVRDHGAGVEPALLSQLTKPFFRGDVARTSAAGAGLGLSIVAKNIERMGGTFALTSTPGRGLAAHIRMPRAMPEPRPAEAPGRRA
- the ompR gene encoding two-component system response regulator OmpR; the encoded protein is MTQVPARTDKIVIVDDDARIRDLLRRYLTQEGFEVIVAEDGKALNRILLRDTVDLIVLDLMMPGEDGLSVCRRLRAANDRTPIIMLTAKGEDVDRIVGLEVGADDYLGKPFNPRELLARVHAVLRRRPPLEAPGAPSTENETVTFGPFAFDLGSRTLKKDGEELSLTTGEFAMLKALVRHPRQPLSREKLAQLARGREFEPFDRSLDVQISRLRKLVEADAAAPRYIQTVWGVGYVFVPDGTA
- the ispF gene encoding 2-C-methyl-D-erythritol 2,4-cyclodiphosphate synthase; this translates as MTAAFNIRVGEGWDVHQLVAGRKLILGGVEVPHTTGLLGHSDADVLLHAITDALLGAAGLGDIGRHFPDTDAQFRGADSAVLLGEAARRVRAVGWEIGNVDSTVIAQAPKLAPHIPAMCQRIAQVLGLAPEQVNVKAKTAEKLGPVGEGRAMEARAVALLHRQG
- the ispD gene encoding 2-C-methyl-D-erythritol 4-phosphate cytidylyltransferase; protein product: MSSSRLFVLIPCAGFGHRAGGAQPKQYQRLAGSSMVAHTVAAFRSLAGRFAGLAVVVSPDDREVQTALPRFPADNEFLLRVGGVTRAATVRNGLAALRQKGAGAHDWVLVHDAARCLVTSSQIEALIAACEHDAVGGLLAQRLADTLKASSADSRVSQTLSRADKWLAQTPQMFRVGMLLDALERAGDAVTDEAGAIEAIGLSPLLVPGSAQNFKVTFPEDFALAEAVLLGRRKAIA